A window of the Methanoculleus horonobensis genome harbors these coding sequences:
- a CDS encoding metal-dependent transcriptional regulator, translating to MQGITGQELSSKKAEYLKYIHMQGDVVKTTEIAVHFSVAPSTVTKALTEIAKAGYIEHTPYHGVRLTQFGTEYARFLVRRHRIVALVLSRHGLEPDEACREAKKIEQCFSKDLTNRMCTSLGHPMMSVCGEIEHDHRCCGSFDGYRG from the coding sequence ATGCAGGGGATCACCGGGCAAGAACTCTCCTCGAAGAAGGCGGAATACCTCAAATACATCCACATGCAGGGCGACGTCGTGAAGACGACCGAGATTGCCGTCCACTTCTCCGTCGCGCCCTCGACGGTGACGAAAGCGCTCACGGAGATTGCAAAAGCAGGATACATCGAGCATACGCCCTACCACGGGGTGAGGCTCACGCAGTTCGGCACCGAATACGCCCGATTCCTGGTTCGCCGCCACCGGATCGTCGCCCTGGTGCTCAGCCGCCACGGGCTCGAGCCCGACGAGGCCTGCAGGGAAGCGAAGAAGATCGAGCAGTGCTTCTCAAAAGACCTCACCAACAGGATGTGCACGTCGCTCGGGCACCCGATGATGAGCGTCTGCGGGGAGATCGAGCACGATCACCGCTGTTGCGGTTCTTTCGACGGGTACCGCGGGTGA
- a CDS encoding metal ABC transporter permease yields MFEILGFEFFRNALIAGVLASVACGIIGTYVVVRRMVSVSGGISHAAFGGIGLGYFLGIDPLLGATGFTVATALGMGTLQLRARQQMDTIIGAVWAAGMAIGILFVYLTPGFAPDLFSYLFGNILLVPRGDILLMGVLVAIIVAVVALLYRELQAVTFDPDYATVMNLPVERLSLLLLVLIALTVVMLIRVVGIILVIALLTLPAAISRLYTTRIRSMMLLAVILGIAFTIAGILLSYLLDVPSGATIILVSTVAYAGALATERLRQGD; encoded by the coding sequence ATGTTCGAGATTCTCGGATTCGAGTTCTTCAGGAACGCCCTCATCGCCGGGGTGCTCGCGAGCGTAGCCTGCGGCATCATCGGCACCTACGTCGTGGTGCGGCGGATGGTCTCGGTCAGCGGCGGCATATCCCACGCGGCCTTCGGGGGGATCGGCCTCGGTTACTTCCTCGGGATAGACCCGCTCCTCGGCGCGACCGGGTTCACCGTGGCGACGGCGCTCGGGATGGGCACGCTCCAGCTCCGGGCCCGGCAGCAGATGGACACCATCATCGGCGCGGTCTGGGCGGCGGGGATGGCCATCGGGATCCTCTTCGTCTACTTAACCCCGGGATTCGCTCCAGATCTCTTCTCCTACCTCTTCGGGAACATCCTCCTCGTCCCAAGGGGAGACATCCTGTTGATGGGGGTGCTCGTCGCCATCATCGTCGCCGTCGTGGCTCTCCTCTACCGGGAGCTCCAGGCGGTCACGTTCGACCCGGACTATGCGACGGTCATGAACCTCCCGGTCGAGCGGCTCTCGCTCCTCCTCCTCGTGCTGATTGCGCTGACGGTGGTGATGCTGATCCGGGTGGTGGGGATCATCCTGGTGATCGCTCTCCTGACGCTCCCGGCGGCGATCAGCCGCCTTTACACCACCCGGATCCGGAGCATGATGCTCCTCGCCGTCATCCTCGGCATCGCCTTCACCATTGCGGGGATCCTGCTCTCCTACCTCCTCGACGTCCCCTCGGGCGCGACGATCATTCTCGTGAGCACGGTCGCGTATGCGGGCGCCCTCGCGACCGAGCGCCTCCGGCAGGGCGATTAG
- a CDS encoding tRNA (N(6)-L-threonylcarbamoyladenosine(37)-C(2))-methylthiotransferase, whose product MAITFEELQGRQVYIETYGCTYNHADTQRLAAILEGFGCTMTERPEEADAVIINTCTVIGATERKMLRRLALFADRDLYVTGCMPVVQMDKIRSVCTPHVIHPDEIHERSAGVGTHGAGAIGVVQVASGCVGRCSYCITRFARGQLKSAPAEEILDAVRALVASGAYEIQLTGQDVAAWGLERGESLPDLLQEIAKIPGRFAVRPGMMNPATVLGILEPLVGAYESDRIFRFLHLPVQSGSDTVLERMQRGYTAADVVRIVDTFRERFPDMMISSDFITGFPGETDEEFSQTLELLKRAAFVKVNITRYSRRPGTPAAALKDLPERIRKDRSRTLLAEANRIYDAYNQRWIGRETSIVATEKNAPGSTVCRNPCYLNVVVEEDLPFGFHGRAVITKNRRHYVTAERIPSDAEKV is encoded by the coding sequence ATCGCCATCACGTTTGAGGAACTTCAGGGAAGACAGGTCTACATCGAGACCTACGGATGCACCTACAATCATGCCGACACACAGAGGCTCGCGGCGATACTGGAAGGTTTCGGCTGCACGATGACCGAACGGCCGGAAGAGGCGGACGCCGTCATCATCAACACCTGCACGGTGATCGGCGCGACCGAACGAAAGATGCTCCGGCGCCTCGCTCTGTTCGCCGACCGCGACCTCTACGTGACCGGGTGCATGCCGGTCGTCCAGATGGATAAGATCCGTTCGGTCTGCACGCCGCACGTCATCCATCCGGACGAGATCCACGAGCGATCGGCCGGTGTCGGCACCCATGGAGCAGGGGCAATCGGCGTGGTGCAGGTGGCGAGCGGATGCGTCGGCCGGTGCAGTTACTGCATCACCCGGTTCGCCCGTGGACAGTTGAAAAGTGCACCTGCAGAGGAGATCCTCGACGCCGTCCGGGCTCTCGTCGCGTCGGGCGCCTACGAGATCCAGCTGACCGGGCAGGACGTGGCCGCATGGGGGCTCGAGCGGGGCGAGTCGCTCCCGGATCTTTTGCAGGAGATAGCAAAGATCCCCGGGAGGTTCGCCGTCAGGCCGGGGATGATGAACCCGGCTACGGTGCTCGGGATCCTTGAACCGCTCGTCGGGGCGTACGAGAGCGACAGGATCTTCCGGTTCCTCCACCTCCCCGTCCAGTCGGGCTCCGATACCGTCCTTGAACGGATGCAGCGCGGCTACACTGCCGCCGACGTCGTCCGGATCGTCGATACGTTCCGGGAACGCTTCCCGGATATGATGATCTCCTCCGACTTCATCACCGGGTTTCCCGGGGAGACGGACGAAGAGTTTTCACAGACGCTCGAACTCCTCAAACGGGCGGCGTTCGTGAAAGTGAACATCACCCGCTACTCCCGGCGGCCCGGAACGCCCGCGGCGGCCTTGAAAGACCTCCCCGAGCGGATACGCAAAGACCGCTCCCGCACGCTGCTTGCCGAAGCAAACCGGATCTACGACGCCTACAACCAGCGCTGGATCGGGCGGGAGACATCGATCGTCGCGACCGAGAAGAACGCGCCGGGATCGACCGTCTGCCGCAATCCCTGCTACCTCAACGTCGTCGTAGAAGAGGATCTCCCGTTCGGGTTCCACGGGAGGGCGGTGATAACCAAGAACCGCCGGCACTATGTCACCGCCGAACGGATCCCGTCCGACGCCGAGAAGGTTTAG
- a CDS encoding metal ABC transporter solute-binding protein, Zn/Mn family, giving the protein MRSQDNNNTVRLSLVAAGFIVFLLAAAAAGCTGTDRLDGGEVVVAVTIPPEEEFVERVGGDHVRVILLVPPGADPHTYEPPPGTLADVAGADMYAVVGSGIEFELAWREKIAALNPGMLVVDCSRGVDLITTGDAEHGGTDPHIWTSPKNAKVMVEEIREGLIAVDPENAEDYRRNADVYLGELDALDAEIADALAASGVKTIMVYHSSWAYLARDYGFTEVPIESEGKEPSPQRLEHLIKQAEEEKIKVIFASPEHSTRSAEVIADAIGGTVVTVSPLAKDYLANMQRVASAFAESGRP; this is encoded by the coding sequence ATGAGATCGCAGGATAACAACAATACCGTCCGTCTATCTCTCGTTGCAGCTGGATTCATAGTCTTTCTGCTGGCGGCAGCCGCGGCGGGGTGCACCGGCACCGATCGTCTGGATGGCGGGGAAGTCGTCGTCGCGGTCACGATACCGCCCGAAGAGGAGTTCGTAGAACGGGTGGGCGGCGATCACGTCCGGGTGATCCTGCTGGTGCCGCCGGGGGCCGACCCGCACACCTACGAACCCCCGCCGGGAACCCTCGCGGACGTCGCAGGGGCGGATATGTATGCCGTGGTCGGTTCGGGGATCGAGTTCGAACTCGCCTGGCGGGAGAAGATCGCCGCCCTGAACCCCGGGATGCTGGTCGTCGACTGTTCGCGCGGCGTCGACCTGATCACGACCGGTGACGCCGAACACGGGGGAACCGACCCCCACATCTGGACGTCCCCGAAGAACGCGAAGGTCATGGTCGAGGAGATCCGCGAGGGGCTCATAGCGGTCGATCCGGAGAACGCCGAAGACTACCGCCGGAACGCCGATGTCTACCTCGGGGAACTCGACGCCCTCGACGCGGAGATCGCCGATGCGCTCGCCGCATCGGGGGTGAAAACGATCATGGTCTACCACTCGTCGTGGGCCTACCTTGCCCGGGACTACGGCTTTACTGAGGTTCCGATCGAGAGCGAGGGAAAGGAACCCTCGCCGCAGAGGCTGGAGCACCTCATCAAGCAGGCGGAGGAGGAGAAGATAAAGGTGATATTCGCCTCGCCCGAGCATTCCACCCGGAGCGCCGAGGTGATCGCGGACGCGATCGGGGGCACCGTGGTGACGGTGAGCCCGCTCGCGAAGGACTACCTCGCGAACATGCAACGCGTGGCCTCGGCGTTTGCGGAGAGCGGCAGGCCATGA
- a CDS encoding metal ABC transporter ATP-binding protein, translated as MTVPVIEVEDVRVRLRGHTVLEDVNLTVHQDDFYAIIGPNGGGKTTLLRVILGLLQPSRGTVRILGGTGAAARKELGYVPQFRTFDFEYPITVREMILSGRLGHITRIPRRYGAEDHARTEEALRMMGIADLADRQIRDLSGGEQQRAIIARALVGDPKVLLLDEPTVYVDAPTAAQFYSILDRLRERMAIVLVTHDIGVIPEHVTRVACLNRRLYTHDTNEITPDMLEAAYHCPVDLIAHGVPHRVFSEHAEEE; from the coding sequence ATGACCGTTCCCGTGATCGAGGTCGAGGACGTCCGGGTCAGGCTGCGCGGCCATACCGTCCTCGAAGACGTGAACCTCACCGTCCACCAGGACGACTTCTACGCGATCATCGGGCCGAACGGCGGCGGGAAGACGACGCTTCTCCGGGTGATCCTCGGCCTCCTCCAGCCCTCCCGCGGCACGGTCAGGATCCTCGGCGGCACGGGGGCGGCGGCGAGGAAGGAACTCGGTTACGTCCCCCAGTTCCGGACGTTCGACTTCGAGTATCCCATCACCGTGCGGGAGATGATCCTCTCCGGCCGCCTCGGCCACATCACCCGAATCCCGCGGCGTTACGGGGCTGAAGACCATGCCCGGACAGAGGAAGCGCTCAGGATGATGGGCATCGCCGATCTCGCCGACCGGCAGATCCGGGATCTCTCCGGCGGAGAGCAGCAGCGCGCGATCATTGCCCGGGCGCTCGTCGGCGACCCGAAGGTGCTGCTCCTCGACGAACCGACGGTCTACGTGGACGCCCCGACGGCGGCGCAGTTCTACAGTATCCTCGACCGACTCCGCGAACGGATGGCGATCGTCCTCGTGACCCACGACATCGGGGTGATCCCGGAGCACGTGACCCGGGTCGCCTGCTTAAACCGGCGCCTCTACACGCACGACACGAACGAGATCACGCCGGATATGCTCGAAGCCGCATACCACTGCCCGGTCGATCTCATCGCCCACGGAGTTCCGCACCGGGTCTTTTCGGAGCACGCGGAGGAGGAGTGA